From Coffea arabica cultivar ET-39 chromosome 2e, Coffea Arabica ET-39 HiFi, whole genome shotgun sequence, the proteins below share one genomic window:
- the LOC113729968 gene encoding uncharacterized protein isoform X4 — protein MYTLLCFASVNTAFLCCLWQYFCLMVGDALNALLSLIIPSSAGYGGCYMNLFTNFVCICFSRLSYIIQFIVASLGKERSEQSIFCIMVREKDVCWEYAEKLDGNKVRCKFCLRVLNGGISRLKHHLSRLPSKGVNPCGKVRDDVTDRVRAIIAVKEEGKEIPLPKKQKLAEAKPPISTSMGKGSITLEAPPPVVKVFPSVMPIGSSPASDEENAERSIALFFFENKLDFGVARSSSYQQMIDAIGKCGSGFIGPSSDSLKTIWLDGIKSELSLESKDIEKEWAMTGCTVIAETWTDNKSRALINFLVSSPSKTFFHKSVDASSYYKNIKCLSDLFDSVIQDFGQDNVVQIIVDDTLNCTGLVNHILQNYGSIFVSPCAWQCLNSILEEFSKVDWVNRCILQAQAISKFIYNASSVLDLMKKYTGGQGIIKSGITKPVSDFLSLQSILKQRSKLKHMFNSPEFSANSAFANKSQSITCVGILDDNDFWRAVEECVAVSEPFLKVMREVFGGKPAVGYIYELMTKAKESIRTYYIMDEIKCSTFLDIVDKKWQNNLHSPLHSAAAFLNPSIQYNPEVKFLGSIKEDFFRVLEKLLPTPELRRDITNQILLFTRASGMFGCNLAREAIDTVTPGWNIFALKDLFPKNFLHCTP, from the exons ATGTACACGCTACTCTGCTTTGCTTCAGTTAATACTGCATTTCTGTGCTGTTTGTGGCAATATTTTTGTCTCATGGTCGGAGATGCTTTGAATGCATTGTTGTCTCTCATAATACCTTCTTCAGCTGGATATGGTGGTTGTTATATGAATTTGTTTACCAACTTTGTCTGTATTTGTTTTTCCCGCTTGTCATATATCATTCAATTCATTGTTGCTTCTTTAGGTAAGGAGAGGTCAGAGCAAAGCATCTTCTGTATCA TGGTTCGAGAAAAAGATGTTTGCTGGGAGTATGCCGAAAAGTTAGACGGAAACAAAGTGAGATGCAAGTTCTGCCTTAGAGTACTGAATGGTGGCATTAGTAGATTAAAGCATCATCTGTCTAGACTTCCCAGTAAAGGTGTAAATCCATGCGGCAAAGTGAGGGATGATGTTACTGACAGGGTCAGAGCTATTATAGCGGTAAAGGAAGAGGGAAAGGAAATTCCCCTTCCCAAGAAACAGAAGCTAGCAGAAGCGAAACCTCCTATCAGCACTTCCATGGGTAAAGGTTCAATCACTTTGGAAGCACCTCCTCCAGTGGTGAAAGTTTTTCCATCTGTGATGCCCATAGGTTCCTCCCCAGCTAGTGACGAAGAGAATGCAGAGAGAAGTATCGCCTTAttcttttttgaaaataaactggattttggcGTGGCTCGTTCTTCATCTTATCAACAAATGATTGATGCAATAGGAAAGTGTGGCAGTGGGTTCATAGGGCCATCCTCTGATTCTCTTAAGACTATCTGGTTAGATGGGATCAAGTCTGAATTAAGCTTAGAATCTAAAGATATTGAGAAAGAATGGGCCATGACAGGTTGTACAGTAATCGCTGAAACATGGACAGATAACAAATCTAGagctttgattaattttttagtCTCTTCACCTTCTAAAACTTTTTTCCACAAATCAGTAGATGCATCGTCATATTACAAGAATATCAAGTGCCTTTCCGATTTATTTGACTCTGTAATTCAAGATTTTGGCCAAGACAATGTTGTGCAGATTATTGTGGATGATACTCTTAATTGCACTGGTTTGGTAAACCATATTCTTCAGAACTATGGGAGTATATTTGTTTCCCCTTGTGCTTGGCAATGTCTAAATTCAATCCTGGAGGAGTTCTCCAAAGTAGATTGGGTTAACAGATGTATCTTGCAGGCACAGGCTATCTCAAAGTTTATATATAACGCTTCGTCTGTTCTGGATCTTATGAAAAAGTACACCGGAGGACAGGGGATCATTAAGTCTGGCATCACAAAGCCTGTTTCTGACTTTCTCTCCTTGCAATCTATCCTGAAACAGAGGTCAAAACTGAAACATATGTTCAATAGCCCTGAATTTTCTGCAAATTCAGCTTTTGCAAATAAGTCTCAAAGCATAACCTGTGTTGGCATTCTTGATGATAATGATTTCTGGAGGGCAGTTGAGGAATGTGTTGCTGTTTCTGAACCCTTCTTGAAAGTCATGAGGGAAGTTTTTGGAGGGAAGCCTGCAGTGGGGTACATTTACGAATTGATGACTAAAGCAAAAGAGTCAATCAGAACTTACTACATTATGGATGAGATTAAATGCAGTACTTTTCTAGATATAGTTGACAAGAAGTGGCAGAACAACCTCCATTCACCTTTACATTCTGCTGCTGCTTTTTTGAATCCTAGCATCCAGTATAATCCAGAGGTCAAGTTTCTTGGCTCTATAAAAGAAGATTTTTTCAGAGTCTTGGAGAAATTACTCCCCACGCCAGAATTAAGACGAGATATTACCAATCAAATTCTTTTATTTACCAGGGCATCTGGGATGTTTGGTTGTAATCTCGCAAGGGAAGCAATTGATACTGTTACACCAG GATGGAATATCTTTGCTCTCAAGGATCTCTTCCCCAAAAACTTTCTTCACTGCACCCCTTAA
- the LOC113729968 gene encoding uncharacterized protein isoform X2 — protein sequence MYTLLCFASVNTAFLCCLWQYFCLMVGDALNALLSLIIPSSAGYGGCYMNLFTNFVCICFSRLSYIIQFIVASLGKERSEQSIFCIMVREKDVCWEYAEKLDGNKVRCKFCLRVLNGGISRLKHHLSRLPSKGVNPCGKVRDDVTDRVRAIIAVKEEGKEIPLPKKQKLAEAKPPISTSMGKGSITLEAPPPVVKVFPSVMPIGSSPASDEENAERSIALFFFENKLDFGVARSSSYQQMIDAIGKCGSGFIGPSSDSLKTIWLDGIKSELSLESKDIEKEWAMTGCTVIAETWTDNKSRALINFLVSSPSKTFFHKSVDASSYYKNIKCLSDLFDSVIQDFGQDNVVQIIVDDTLNCTGLVNHILQNYGSIFVSPCAWQCLNSILEEFSKVDWVNRCILQAQAISKFIYNASSVLDLMKKYTGGQGIIKSGITKPVSDFLSLQSILKQRSKLKHMFNSPEFSANSAFANKSQSITCVGILDDNDFWRAVEECVAVSEPFLKVMREVFGGKPAVGYIYELMTKAKESIRTYYIMDEIKCSTFLDIVDKKWQNNLHSPLHSAAAFLNPSIQYNPEVKFLGSIKEDFFRVLEKLLPTPELRRDITNQILLFTRASGMFGCNLAREAIDTVTPELSCRMEYLCSQGSLPQKLSSLHPLTIELLEQGRQRRGGGVVVGAHFVGAFFISFST from the exons ATGTACACGCTACTCTGCTTTGCTTCAGTTAATACTGCATTTCTGTGCTGTTTGTGGCAATATTTTTGTCTCATGGTCGGAGATGCTTTGAATGCATTGTTGTCTCTCATAATACCTTCTTCAGCTGGATATGGTGGTTGTTATATGAATTTGTTTACCAACTTTGTCTGTATTTGTTTTTCCCGCTTGTCATATATCATTCAATTCATTGTTGCTTCTTTAGGTAAGGAGAGGTCAGAGCAAAGCATCTTCTGTATCA TGGTTCGAGAAAAAGATGTTTGCTGGGAGTATGCCGAAAAGTTAGACGGAAACAAAGTGAGATGCAAGTTCTGCCTTAGAGTACTGAATGGTGGCATTAGTAGATTAAAGCATCATCTGTCTAGACTTCCCAGTAAAGGTGTAAATCCATGCGGCAAAGTGAGGGATGATGTTACTGACAGGGTCAGAGCTATTATAGCGGTAAAGGAAGAGGGAAAGGAAATTCCCCTTCCCAAGAAACAGAAGCTAGCAGAAGCGAAACCTCCTATCAGCACTTCCATGGGTAAAGGTTCAATCACTTTGGAAGCACCTCCTCCAGTGGTGAAAGTTTTTCCATCTGTGATGCCCATAGGTTCCTCCCCAGCTAGTGACGAAGAGAATGCAGAGAGAAGTATCGCCTTAttcttttttgaaaataaactggattttggcGTGGCTCGTTCTTCATCTTATCAACAAATGATTGATGCAATAGGAAAGTGTGGCAGTGGGTTCATAGGGCCATCCTCTGATTCTCTTAAGACTATCTGGTTAGATGGGATCAAGTCTGAATTAAGCTTAGAATCTAAAGATATTGAGAAAGAATGGGCCATGACAGGTTGTACAGTAATCGCTGAAACATGGACAGATAACAAATCTAGagctttgattaattttttagtCTCTTCACCTTCTAAAACTTTTTTCCACAAATCAGTAGATGCATCGTCATATTACAAGAATATCAAGTGCCTTTCCGATTTATTTGACTCTGTAATTCAAGATTTTGGCCAAGACAATGTTGTGCAGATTATTGTGGATGATACTCTTAATTGCACTGGTTTGGTAAACCATATTCTTCAGAACTATGGGAGTATATTTGTTTCCCCTTGTGCTTGGCAATGTCTAAATTCAATCCTGGAGGAGTTCTCCAAAGTAGATTGGGTTAACAGATGTATCTTGCAGGCACAGGCTATCTCAAAGTTTATATATAACGCTTCGTCTGTTCTGGATCTTATGAAAAAGTACACCGGAGGACAGGGGATCATTAAGTCTGGCATCACAAAGCCTGTTTCTGACTTTCTCTCCTTGCAATCTATCCTGAAACAGAGGTCAAAACTGAAACATATGTTCAATAGCCCTGAATTTTCTGCAAATTCAGCTTTTGCAAATAAGTCTCAAAGCATAACCTGTGTTGGCATTCTTGATGATAATGATTTCTGGAGGGCAGTTGAGGAATGTGTTGCTGTTTCTGAACCCTTCTTGAAAGTCATGAGGGAAGTTTTTGGAGGGAAGCCTGCAGTGGGGTACATTTACGAATTGATGACTAAAGCAAAAGAGTCAATCAGAACTTACTACATTATGGATGAGATTAAATGCAGTACTTTTCTAGATATAGTTGACAAGAAGTGGCAGAACAACCTCCATTCACCTTTACATTCTGCTGCTGCTTTTTTGAATCCTAGCATCCAGTATAATCCAGAGGTCAAGTTTCTTGGCTCTATAAAAGAAGATTTTTTCAGAGTCTTGGAGAAATTACTCCCCACGCCAGAATTAAGACGAGATATTACCAATCAAATTCTTTTATTTACCAGGGCATCTGGGATGTTTGGTTGTAATCTCGCAAGGGAAGCAATTGATACTGTTACACCAG AACTGTCTTGCAGGATGGAATATCTTTGCTCTCAAGGATCTCTTCCCCAAAAACTTTCTTCACTGCACCCCTTAACTATTGAACTACTTGAACAAGGCAGGcagaggaggggggggggggttgttgTTGGAGCCCATTTTGTAGGAGCCTTCTTCATATCTTTCTCCACTTAA
- the LOC113729968 gene encoding uncharacterized protein isoform X1 — MYTLLCFASVNTAFLCCLWQYFCLMVGDALNALLSLIIPSSAGYGGCYMNLFTNFVCICFSRLSYIIQFIVASLGKERSEQSIFCIMVREKDVCWEYAEKLDGNKVRCKFCLRVLNGGISRLKHHLSRLPSKGVNPCGKVRDDVTDRVRAIIAVKEEGKEIPLPKKQKLAEAKPPISTSMGKGSITLEAPPPVVKVFPSVMPIGSSPASDEENAERSIALFFFENKLDFGVARSSSYQQMIDAIGKCGSGFIGPSSDSLKTIWLDGIKSELSLESKDIEKEWAMTGCTVIAETWTDNKSRALINFLVSSPSKTFFHKSVDASSYYKNIKCLSDLFDSVIQDFGQDNVVQIIVDDTLNCTGLVNHILQNYGSIFVSPCAWQCLNSILEEFSKVDWVNRCILQAQAISKFIYNASSVLDLMKKYTGGQGIIKSGITKPVSDFLSLQSILKQRSKLKHMFNSPEFSANSAFANKSQSITCVGILDDNDFWRAVEECVAVSEPFLKVMREVFGGKPAVGYIYELMTKAKESIRTYYIMDEIKCSTFLDIVDKKWQNNLHSPLHSAAAFLNPSIQYNPEVKFLGSIKEDFFRVLEKLLPTPELRRDITNQILLFTRASGMFGCNLAREAIDTVTPGIWWEQYGDAAPMLQRVAIRILSQVCSIFTFERNWSTFKQLHSEKRNKIDKETLNDLVYIHYNLKLSRSLASRPLEADPIQLDDIDMTSEWVEESENPSPTQWLDRFGSALDGNDLNTRQFSAAIFGGDHIFGL, encoded by the exons ATGTACACGCTACTCTGCTTTGCTTCAGTTAATACTGCATTTCTGTGCTGTTTGTGGCAATATTTTTGTCTCATGGTCGGAGATGCTTTGAATGCATTGTTGTCTCTCATAATACCTTCTTCAGCTGGATATGGTGGTTGTTATATGAATTTGTTTACCAACTTTGTCTGTATTTGTTTTTCCCGCTTGTCATATATCATTCAATTCATTGTTGCTTCTTTAGGTAAGGAGAGGTCAGAGCAAAGCATCTTCTGTATCA TGGTTCGAGAAAAAGATGTTTGCTGGGAGTATGCCGAAAAGTTAGACGGAAACAAAGTGAGATGCAAGTTCTGCCTTAGAGTACTGAATGGTGGCATTAGTAGATTAAAGCATCATCTGTCTAGACTTCCCAGTAAAGGTGTAAATCCATGCGGCAAAGTGAGGGATGATGTTACTGACAGGGTCAGAGCTATTATAGCGGTAAAGGAAGAGGGAAAGGAAATTCCCCTTCCCAAGAAACAGAAGCTAGCAGAAGCGAAACCTCCTATCAGCACTTCCATGGGTAAAGGTTCAATCACTTTGGAAGCACCTCCTCCAGTGGTGAAAGTTTTTCCATCTGTGATGCCCATAGGTTCCTCCCCAGCTAGTGACGAAGAGAATGCAGAGAGAAGTATCGCCTTAttcttttttgaaaataaactggattttggcGTGGCTCGTTCTTCATCTTATCAACAAATGATTGATGCAATAGGAAAGTGTGGCAGTGGGTTCATAGGGCCATCCTCTGATTCTCTTAAGACTATCTGGTTAGATGGGATCAAGTCTGAATTAAGCTTAGAATCTAAAGATATTGAGAAAGAATGGGCCATGACAGGTTGTACAGTAATCGCTGAAACATGGACAGATAACAAATCTAGagctttgattaattttttagtCTCTTCACCTTCTAAAACTTTTTTCCACAAATCAGTAGATGCATCGTCATATTACAAGAATATCAAGTGCCTTTCCGATTTATTTGACTCTGTAATTCAAGATTTTGGCCAAGACAATGTTGTGCAGATTATTGTGGATGATACTCTTAATTGCACTGGTTTGGTAAACCATATTCTTCAGAACTATGGGAGTATATTTGTTTCCCCTTGTGCTTGGCAATGTCTAAATTCAATCCTGGAGGAGTTCTCCAAAGTAGATTGGGTTAACAGATGTATCTTGCAGGCACAGGCTATCTCAAAGTTTATATATAACGCTTCGTCTGTTCTGGATCTTATGAAAAAGTACACCGGAGGACAGGGGATCATTAAGTCTGGCATCACAAAGCCTGTTTCTGACTTTCTCTCCTTGCAATCTATCCTGAAACAGAGGTCAAAACTGAAACATATGTTCAATAGCCCTGAATTTTCTGCAAATTCAGCTTTTGCAAATAAGTCTCAAAGCATAACCTGTGTTGGCATTCTTGATGATAATGATTTCTGGAGGGCAGTTGAGGAATGTGTTGCTGTTTCTGAACCCTTCTTGAAAGTCATGAGGGAAGTTTTTGGAGGGAAGCCTGCAGTGGGGTACATTTACGAATTGATGACTAAAGCAAAAGAGTCAATCAGAACTTACTACATTATGGATGAGATTAAATGCAGTACTTTTCTAGATATAGTTGACAAGAAGTGGCAGAACAACCTCCATTCACCTTTACATTCTGCTGCTGCTTTTTTGAATCCTAGCATCCAGTATAATCCAGAGGTCAAGTTTCTTGGCTCTATAAAAGAAGATTTTTTCAGAGTCTTGGAGAAATTACTCCCCACGCCAGAATTAAGACGAGATATTACCAATCAAATTCTTTTATTTACCAGGGCATCTGGGATGTTTGGTTGTAATCTCGCAAGGGAAGCAATTGATACTGTTACACCAG GGATTTGGTGGGAACAGTATGGTGATGCTGCTCCCATGTTGCAACGGGTTGCCATACGAATACTTAGCCAGGTCTGTAGCATTTTTACTTTTGAGCGGAACTGGAGTACATTCAAGCAACTTCATTCGGAGAAGCGCAATAAAATTGATAAGGAAACATTGAATGACCTTGTATATATACATTACAATCTCAAGCTATCTAGATCTCTTGCATCAAGGCCTTTGGAAGCAGATCCCATTCAACTTGATGACATAGATATGACTTCTGAGTGGGTGGAGGAGTCTGAGAACCCTAGCCCCACTCAGTGGCTGGATAGGTTTGGTTCTGCATTGGATGGGAATGACTTGAACACGAGACAGTTTAGTGCTGCTATATTTGGTGGTGACCACATCTTTGGTTTGTGA
- the LOC113729968 gene encoding uncharacterized protein isoform X3 — translation MVREKDVCWEYAEKLDGNKVRCKFCLRVLNGGISRLKHHLSRLPSKGVNPCGKVRDDVTDRVRAIIAVKEEGKEIPLPKKQKLAEAKPPISTSMGKGSITLEAPPPVVKVFPSVMPIGSSPASDEENAERSIALFFFENKLDFGVARSSSYQQMIDAIGKCGSGFIGPSSDSLKTIWLDGIKSELSLESKDIEKEWAMTGCTVIAETWTDNKSRALINFLVSSPSKTFFHKSVDASSYYKNIKCLSDLFDSVIQDFGQDNVVQIIVDDTLNCTGLVNHILQNYGSIFVSPCAWQCLNSILEEFSKVDWVNRCILQAQAISKFIYNASSVLDLMKKYTGGQGIIKSGITKPVSDFLSLQSILKQRSKLKHMFNSPEFSANSAFANKSQSITCVGILDDNDFWRAVEECVAVSEPFLKVMREVFGGKPAVGYIYELMTKAKESIRTYYIMDEIKCSTFLDIVDKKWQNNLHSPLHSAAAFLNPSIQYNPEVKFLGSIKEDFFRVLEKLLPTPELRRDITNQILLFTRASGMFGCNLAREAIDTVTPGIWWEQYGDAAPMLQRVAIRILSQVCSIFTFERNWSTFKQLHSEKRNKIDKETLNDLVYIHYNLKLSRSLASRPLEADPIQLDDIDMTSEWVEESENPSPTQWLDRFGSALDGNDLNTRQFSAAIFGGDHIFGL, via the exons A TGGTTCGAGAAAAAGATGTTTGCTGGGAGTATGCCGAAAAGTTAGACGGAAACAAAGTGAGATGCAAGTTCTGCCTTAGAGTACTGAATGGTGGCATTAGTAGATTAAAGCATCATCTGTCTAGACTTCCCAGTAAAGGTGTAAATCCATGCGGCAAAGTGAGGGATGATGTTACTGACAGGGTCAGAGCTATTATAGCGGTAAAGGAAGAGGGAAAGGAAATTCCCCTTCCCAAGAAACAGAAGCTAGCAGAAGCGAAACCTCCTATCAGCACTTCCATGGGTAAAGGTTCAATCACTTTGGAAGCACCTCCTCCAGTGGTGAAAGTTTTTCCATCTGTGATGCCCATAGGTTCCTCCCCAGCTAGTGACGAAGAGAATGCAGAGAGAAGTATCGCCTTAttcttttttgaaaataaactggattttggcGTGGCTCGTTCTTCATCTTATCAACAAATGATTGATGCAATAGGAAAGTGTGGCAGTGGGTTCATAGGGCCATCCTCTGATTCTCTTAAGACTATCTGGTTAGATGGGATCAAGTCTGAATTAAGCTTAGAATCTAAAGATATTGAGAAAGAATGGGCCATGACAGGTTGTACAGTAATCGCTGAAACATGGACAGATAACAAATCTAGagctttgattaattttttagtCTCTTCACCTTCTAAAACTTTTTTCCACAAATCAGTAGATGCATCGTCATATTACAAGAATATCAAGTGCCTTTCCGATTTATTTGACTCTGTAATTCAAGATTTTGGCCAAGACAATGTTGTGCAGATTATTGTGGATGATACTCTTAATTGCACTGGTTTGGTAAACCATATTCTTCAGAACTATGGGAGTATATTTGTTTCCCCTTGTGCTTGGCAATGTCTAAATTCAATCCTGGAGGAGTTCTCCAAAGTAGATTGGGTTAACAGATGTATCTTGCAGGCACAGGCTATCTCAAAGTTTATATATAACGCTTCGTCTGTTCTGGATCTTATGAAAAAGTACACCGGAGGACAGGGGATCATTAAGTCTGGCATCACAAAGCCTGTTTCTGACTTTCTCTCCTTGCAATCTATCCTGAAACAGAGGTCAAAACTGAAACATATGTTCAATAGCCCTGAATTTTCTGCAAATTCAGCTTTTGCAAATAAGTCTCAAAGCATAACCTGTGTTGGCATTCTTGATGATAATGATTTCTGGAGGGCAGTTGAGGAATGTGTTGCTGTTTCTGAACCCTTCTTGAAAGTCATGAGGGAAGTTTTTGGAGGGAAGCCTGCAGTGGGGTACATTTACGAATTGATGACTAAAGCAAAAGAGTCAATCAGAACTTACTACATTATGGATGAGATTAAATGCAGTACTTTTCTAGATATAGTTGACAAGAAGTGGCAGAACAACCTCCATTCACCTTTACATTCTGCTGCTGCTTTTTTGAATCCTAGCATCCAGTATAATCCAGAGGTCAAGTTTCTTGGCTCTATAAAAGAAGATTTTTTCAGAGTCTTGGAGAAATTACTCCCCACGCCAGAATTAAGACGAGATATTACCAATCAAATTCTTTTATTTACCAGGGCATCTGGGATGTTTGGTTGTAATCTCGCAAGGGAAGCAATTGATACTGTTACACCAG GGATTTGGTGGGAACAGTATGGTGATGCTGCTCCCATGTTGCAACGGGTTGCCATACGAATACTTAGCCAGGTCTGTAGCATTTTTACTTTTGAGCGGAACTGGAGTACATTCAAGCAACTTCATTCGGAGAAGCGCAATAAAATTGATAAGGAAACATTGAATGACCTTGTATATATACATTACAATCTCAAGCTATCTAGATCTCTTGCATCAAGGCCTTTGGAAGCAGATCCCATTCAACTTGATGACATAGATATGACTTCTGAGTGGGTGGAGGAGTCTGAGAACCCTAGCCCCACTCAGTGGCTGGATAGGTTTGGTTCTGCATTGGATGGGAATGACTTGAACACGAGACAGTTTAGTGCTGCTATATTTGGTGGTGACCACATCTTTGGTTTGTGA
- the LOC113729969 gene encoding uncharacterized protein isoform X2, which yields MHRPATGPSSTHPTYGNPSLYPKVGQLPGVPGRNPSFHHPTPSPPSAAPGIGIRVALKPEYRISPPPHLSPQIGDIPRSNFLFDFEFERKVLAEAEKESQNWSRLGLGNLPSKTPEATSSLGSTPDSVVSKYIASGLSREAVHVAVANYGDNPSKVREFANGYALLREMGFSSNNVAEALLMYDNDTDKALAHFLNSSS from the exons ATGCACCGCCCCGCCACCGGGCCCtcctccacccatccgacgtaCGGTAATCCCTCCCTCTACCCTAAGGTAGGCCAACTTCCTGGTGTCCCTGGTCGGAACCCCTCTTTTCATCATCCCACCCCGTCTCCGCCATCTGCCGCTC CTGGAATTGGGATTAGGGTTGCTTTGAAGCCTGAGTATCGGATTTCACCACCG CCTCATTTATCCCCTCAAATTGGAGACATTCCTCGAAGCAATTTCCtctttgattttgaatttgagAGGAAGGTTTTGGCTGAAGCAGAGAAAGAAAGCCAAAACTGGAGCAGGCTGGGGCTAGGAAATCTTCCATCTAAAACGCCAGAGGCAACATCTTCTCTG GGCTCCACACCAGACTCGGTAGTGAGCAAATATATTGCATCAGGTCTAAGCAGGGAGGCTGTGCATGTAGCAGTTGCAAATTATGGAGACAATCCAAGCAAG GTCAGGGAATTTGCCAACGGCTATGCCCTCTTGCGAGAAATGGGATTCTCATCAAATAATGTTGCAGAAGCTCTGCTCATGTATGACAATGACACAGACAAGGCATTGGCACACTTTCTTAACAGTTCATCCTAG
- the LOC113729969 gene encoding uncharacterized protein isoform X1 yields MDYDFRNRKNPPPYDSQIPMHRPATGPSSTHPTYGNPSLYPKVGQLPGVPGRNPSFHHPTPSPPSAAPGIGIRVALKPEYRISPPPHLSPQIGDIPRSNFLFDFEFERKVLAEAEKESQNWSRLGLGNLPSKTPEATSSLGSTPDSVVSKYIASGLSREAVHVAVANYGDNPSKVREFANGYALLREMGFSSNNVAEALLMYDNDTDKALAHFLNSSS; encoded by the exons ATGGATTACGATTTTAGGAACAGAAAGAACCCCCCGCCTTACGATTCTCAAATTCCGATGCACCGCCCCGCCACCGGGCCCtcctccacccatccgacgtaCGGTAATCCCTCCCTCTACCCTAAGGTAGGCCAACTTCCTGGTGTCCCTGGTCGGAACCCCTCTTTTCATCATCCCACCCCGTCTCCGCCATCTGCCGCTC CTGGAATTGGGATTAGGGTTGCTTTGAAGCCTGAGTATCGGATTTCACCACCG CCTCATTTATCCCCTCAAATTGGAGACATTCCTCGAAGCAATTTCCtctttgattttgaatttgagAGGAAGGTTTTGGCTGAAGCAGAGAAAGAAAGCCAAAACTGGAGCAGGCTGGGGCTAGGAAATCTTCCATCTAAAACGCCAGAGGCAACATCTTCTCTG GGCTCCACACCAGACTCGGTAGTGAGCAAATATATTGCATCAGGTCTAAGCAGGGAGGCTGTGCATGTAGCAGTTGCAAATTATGGAGACAATCCAAGCAAG GTCAGGGAATTTGCCAACGGCTATGCCCTCTTGCGAGAAATGGGATTCTCATCAAATAATGTTGCAGAAGCTCTGCTCATGTATGACAATGACACAGACAAGGCATTGGCACACTTTCTTAACAGTTCATCCTAG